TGGGGACCCTTCGACGTCCTGTTGTTGAACCCGCCCGCCCCGCAGACGGCCGGGTTGCTCGCCGGCGCCGAGTGGGACGACGACCGCCGCGAGGCGCTGCGGGCGGCCGCCGCCGAGGTCCCCTATCGGGCGGTCTGGACGGCCGTCCTTCGGTACCCGTTCGAACTCGACCGGCCATACTACGGCCTGGTAAACACCGACAAGAACCACCCTGTCGGGTGGATCTCCCGCGAGGAGTGCAAGGCCGGCCACGTCCCCGACGGCGAGTCGCTGCTCGTCGTGCAGGCGGGCGGCGAGTGGTCGAGCGCGCACTACGACCGCGACCCGGCCGAGAACGTCGCCGAACTCGCGGACCTGACGGCCGACGTCGTCGGCGACGAGCGCCTCGCCGACCCGAGTTGGACCGACCACCAGGGGTGGCGCTACGCGCTCCCCGAAGGGAGCGTCCGGCGGGGACCGCTCGACTCGGCTGAAGCGGCGGGGCTGTACTGTCTCGGCGACTGGGTCGTCGGCGAGGGGCGGATCCACGCGGCGCTTTCGAACGGTCTCGACGTCGGTGAACGGGTCGCACACTCGATGTAGAACGAGGCCGGGCCGGGAGGTGGCGGGAGCGTCGCCGCCACCCGGCGGTTCAAGACAGCGAGGCTCCTACACGGTTTATGTCCCTGTCACCGGACCTGAGCGGACGCACGGCGCTCGTGACCGGCAGCGCGAAACGCGTCGGCCGTGAACTGCTGCTTCGGATCGCCGACTGCGGCGCGGACGTCGCGGTCCACTACAACGAGAGTGACGCCGCCGCGGAGGCTACTGCGGCGGAAGCACGCGAGTGCGGTGTCGACGCCGTCACCGTCGGGGCCGACGTGACTGATCTAGGGGCCGTCGAGTCGATGTTCGATGCCGTCGAGTCGGAGCTGGGACCGGTCGACGTGTTGGTCAACAACGTCGGCGACTTCGACGCCCGACACTGGACGGAGATCGAGTGGGAGTCGTGGCGGAACGTCGTCGAAACGACGTTCTACGGGACGGTGCTTTGCTCGCGGCGTGCGCTGCCCGATATGTGCGAGTCCGGGTGGGGCCGGATCGTCAACGTCGGCTTCGCCGACAGCGACCGGATGCACGCTCACCCGGTGAACTTCCCCTACTTCGTCGCGAAGACCGGCGTGTTGATGTTCACCCGGATGGCGGCCGCCGACACCCAAGACGACGGCGTCACAGTGAACGCCGTCTCGCCGTTCGCCGTCGAAAACACCGTCTCTGACGTGTCGTCGTTCCCACGGGGTCGGGCGGCCGGTTTCGACGACGTCGCCGCGCCGACGCTGTTTTTCCTGAGCGACGCGGCCGAGTATATAAGCGGCGAGAACGTCGCGGTCGACGGGGGGCGCCTGCCCGAGCGCTGATACTGACAGACAAACGAATATACACACGACGCACGAGGAGCACGCCGTTCG
The genomic region above belongs to Natronomonas moolapensis 8.8.11 and contains:
- a CDS encoding NAD(P)/FAD-dependent oxidoreductase; the protein is MTAIGVVGAGAAAAAATLAVDTAVPDADVTVLEKSGGLCGRAATRRHDDLVYDYGANYVKSEDERVVELLTETLDAAGLVDASEPIYTFDESGTVSPGRDPDGHKWSYESGLTQIAKRLFGRTDAAIHRRTRVETIRRENGGGGAWTLLDTDGRSWGPFDVLLLNPPAPQTAGLLAGAEWDDDRREALRAAAAEVPYRAVWTAVLRYPFELDRPYYGLVNTDKNHPVGWISREECKAGHVPDGESLLVVQAGGEWSSAHYDRDPAENVAELADLTADVVGDERLADPSWTDHQGWRYALPEGSVRRGPLDSAEAAGLYCLGDWVVGEGRIHAALSNGLDVGERVAHSM
- a CDS encoding SDR family NAD(P)-dependent oxidoreductase, with the protein product MSLSPDLSGRTALVTGSAKRVGRELLLRIADCGADVAVHYNESDAAAEATAAEARECGVDAVTVGADVTDLGAVESMFDAVESELGPVDVLVNNVGDFDARHWTEIEWESWRNVVETTFYGTVLCSRRALPDMCESGWGRIVNVGFADSDRMHAHPVNFPYFVAKTGVLMFTRMAAADTQDDGVTVNAVSPFAVENTVSDVSSFPRGRAAGFDDVAAPTLFFLSDAAEYISGENVAVDGGRLPER